The Agrococcus sp. SGAir0287 DNA window GCCGTTCGTGCCGGTGACGCCGTAGAGGCGCGGCGGGTCCTCCCGCGTGCGGTAGACCCACGCGGCGATCTCGCCCAGGGCGGCGCGCGGCTCGTCGAGCACGATGATCGGGGCGTCGACGCCGGCGAGCGGCACGCCCGCTGCGTCGGTGACGATCGCGACGGCGCCGCGCGCGACGGCGTCGCTCGCGAACTCGGCGCCGTGGCGGCGCAGCCCTGGCAGCGCGGCGAAGATGTCGCCGGGCCGCACGTCGTGCGATGCGTTCGTGATGCCCGTCACCTCGACGCCATCCGCATCCCCGACCACGTCGAGCGTGAACTCGTCGACGAGCGCGCTCAGCGGTCTGGGTGTCGGATGCTCGGGCCTCAGGATCGGCGGGACGACTCCCTCCACCGTTCCCCCGTCCATGTCAGTCGGTCCATTCGAGCGGCAGGTCAGGGGCCTGCGACGTGCTCGGCGGGATGTCGTACTCCCGGATCAGGAGACTCACCATATCGTGGAACAGCGGGATGGCCGCCGCGCTCGTGCGCTCCGTCTGCGGCAGGTTCAGCTGCACGTAGACGACGAACTGCGGGTCGTCCGCGGGGAACACGCCGGCCGTCGTCACGATGCGCTGCACGGGGTCGTAGCCCGCCGCCGGGTCGAGCACGACCTCGGCCGTGCCGGTCTTCGCCGCGACGCGGTAGCCCGGGATCGGGAACGTGACGGCGCCATAGTCGGTGACGACGTGCTCCATCATCGCGAGCAGCTCGTCGGCGGTGTGCTCGCTGACGACGCGCGTGTCGTCGCCCTGCTCTGGCGTCACGACGGTGCCGTCGGCGAGCGTGCACGACTCGACGAGGCGCAGGTCCTGCCGCACGCCGCCGTTCGCGATCGCCTGGTACGCGCCGACCATCTGCATGGGCGTGACCTGGATGCCCTGGCCGAAGAGCACGTTCAGCTGCGTCTGCGCGTCGAGGCCCGACGGGTCGGCGGCGAGCGGGAAGCTCGACTCGCCGGGGAAGCCGACGGTGGGCTCGCCGAAGCCGAAGCGGGCGAGGTAGTCGAAGTAGTCGTCGCGGCTCATGCCCTGCGCGAGGTCGACCATGCCGACGTTCGACGAGTTCACGAGGATCCCCGTCGCCGTCCACGGCATGTCGGGGTGCGAGTGCGCGTCGGAGACGCGCACGGGGCCGTCGGGGTCGTAGCGCCACGGCACGGTGCGCTCGTCGGTGGGCGTGACGAGGCCGAGGTCGAGCATCGCCGCCATCGCCATGGTCTTGAAGATCGAGCCGGGCTCGAGGCCCTGCGTGAACGCGAAGGCGCCGTAGTCGGCAGCGTCCGTCGCCGCAGGGTCGTTGGGGTCGACGGTCGGGGTCTGTGCGACGGCCACGAGCGACCCGTCGACGCGCGCGACGATGACGTTCGCCGACTGCGCCTGGTACTGCTGGCGGTACTGCTCGGCGAGCTGCTGGGCCTGGAACTGCACGTCGGCGTCGATCGTGAGCTGCAGCTCGCCGCCGTCCGCGGACTCCTCGGTGACGACGGTG harbors:
- a CDS encoding peptidoglycan D,D-transpeptidase FtsI family protein — protein: MAKRQRTAGTSRWRPIVTGIVVVALVGACVVRLVDIQLVRADALNAEAAGRVGATAPIHGTRGDIVDANGTVLAGTVDRWDLTISPQFVHDLTERDGLEPGEVVTGGQIFERLAAITGDDPLVYQAAVDAALQANPESDYLVLATGLDGTQYQQMRDLQQELPIGFVTLRSNPQRVYPSGAVAGNLVGFMGTDGPLAGLEMTEDQSCLAPEPGEQSFERGADGTPIPGSTVVTEESADGGELQLTIDADVQFQAQQLAEQYRQQYQAQSANVIVARVDGSLVAVAQTPTVDPNDPAATDAADYGAFAFTQGLEPGSIFKTMAMAAMLDLGLVTPTDERTVPWRYDPDGPVRVSDAHSHPDMPWTATGILVNSSNVGMVDLAQGMSRDDYFDYLARFGFGEPTVGFPGESSFPLAADPSGLDAQTQLNVLFGQGIQVTPMQMVGAYQAIANGGVRQDLRLVESCTLADGTVVTPEQGDDTRVVSEHTADELLAMMEHVVTDYGAVTFPIPGYRVAAKTGTAEVVLDPAAGYDPVQRIVTTAGVFPADDPQFVVYVQLNLPQTERTSAAAIPLFHDMVSLLIREYDIPPSTSQAPDLPLEWTD